The sequence ACCGCGACCGTCCACTCGTCGCGGTCGGTGACCGCTCCCACACATGACCGCTCCCACACGCTTCGCCGCAAGGGACGGGAATCCTCCTTGCCTGGCAGGTGTCGTAGGTCGCGGCGGGAACCTCCCGCCAAACCCCACCAGGAGCGACACCATGAAGAAGCTGAAGGTCGGCGTTATTGGCACCGGGATGATCGGCAAGCACCACCTCAACGCCTACAGGGACCTGGCTGATGCCGAGGTCGTCGCCGTGGCGGACATCCGTCAGGATGAAGCTGAGCGCGTCGCGGCCGAGCACGGCATCCCGCATGTGTTCACCGACTACAAGAAGCTGCTGGCCATGGACGAGATTGACGCGGTGGACGTGTGCCTGCACAACGCCCTGCACTGCCCCGTCACCTGCGCGGCCTTCGCGGCCGGTAAGCACGTCTACTGCGAGAAGCCCCTCACCCTCACCAGCAAGGACGCCCGCAAGATGGTGGCCGCTTCCGAGGCGGCCGGCAAGAAGCTGGCCATGCAGCTCGGCACGCTCTTCTCCAAGCCCGCCCGTGCGGCCAAGCACCTGATCGAGACAGGCCACCTGGGCCAGCTCTACTACGCCAAGGCCTCCAACTACCGCCGGCGCGGCCGGCCCTATGTGGACGGCTACGGCACGCCACCTTTCGTGCAGAAGCAGAACTCCGGCGGCGGGGCGCTCGTGGACATGGCTGTCTACCACATCGGCCTGATGCTCCACCTGCTGGACAACCCCGACCTGCTCAGCGTCTCCGGCTCGACCTTCCAGGAGCTGGACATGGACACCAAGCGCCGCAAGGAGTCAGGCTACGACGTCGAGGAACTCGGGATCGGCCTGGTCAAGTTCGTGGGCGGTGTCACGCTCTTCATCGAGGAGGCCTGGGCCATCCACGGCCAGCAGGGCCCCAAGCACGCCGTCTACGGGGACAAGGGTGGCCTGACGCTCGACCCCCTCACCTTCCACAGCAACTTCAGCGGCCTCGATGGCGACACCAAGTTCGACGTGGACCAGTGGGACTGGCGCGAGAACCAGCTCCGCCCCGAGACGGCCGGCTACGCCAGCTCGCAGGCCCACTGGGTGGCCGGGCTGCTCGGCAAGGTGCCGCTGATTGATACCGGCCGCATCGGCATGAAGATCGTGATGATCGTCGAGGCGCTCTTCAAGTCGGCGCAGACGGGCAAGGAAGTGCGGTTCTGAGCAGATTCGTGGGCTGTCGCATCCGCGCCGCTGTAGGGCGGGGGTACGCCCGACACTCCTGTCGGGCGCACGACGGCGGGGTACAAGCCCCCTGAGACCGCGAGCGGTCTCTACGCCCTACAGGGGCGAACCCGCTTGCCGACGCGGCAAGGGTCGGGGTGAGGGCCGATGGCCGAGGCCA comes from bacterium and encodes:
- a CDS encoding Gfo/Idh/MocA family oxidoreductase; translation: MKKLKVGVIGTGMIGKHHLNAYRDLADAEVVAVADIRQDEAERVAAEHGIPHVFTDYKKLLAMDEIDAVDVCLHNALHCPVTCAAFAAGKHVYCEKPLTLTSKDARKMVAASEAAGKKLAMQLGTLFSKPARAAKHLIETGHLGQLYYAKASNYRRRGRPYVDGYGTPPFVQKQNSGGGALVDMAVYHIGLMLHLLDNPDLLSVSGSTFQELDMDTKRRKESGYDVEELGIGLVKFVGGVTLFIEEAWAIHGQQGPKHAVYGDKGGLTLDPLTFHSNFSGLDGDTKFDVDQWDWRENQLRPETAGYASSQAHWVAGLLGKVPLIDTGRIGMKIVMIVEALFKSAQTGKEVRF